One window of Entelurus aequoreus isolate RoL-2023_Sb linkage group LG06, RoL_Eaeq_v1.1, whole genome shotgun sequence genomic DNA carries:
- the foxn4 gene encoding forkhead box protein N4 encodes MIEGGITSRMSGIIENAGHHPSPQDYRLLTTDPSQLREDLPGDLQSLSWLTSVDVPRLQQMVDGRSHSNGPSHQGSLLDQQTAQLSSVSMTAGQGSMLHLQSNMQHSPLGISIINTHSGSISPFSMNGMPSPGYQCPTSVYQPTSQQVYSLTQAGQQCSTGGLYSNVSFNNQSLFSQPRLAPQEQDLQPKSFPKPIYSYSCLIAMALKNSKTGSLPVSEIYSFMKEHFPYFKTAPDGWKNSVRHNLSLNKCFEKVENKTSSSSRKGCLWALNPAKIDKMEEEMQKWKRKDLPAIRRSMANPDELDKLITDRPENCRRKAIIEPVMTRLPSCPTSLSLQMQQSQPIVTLSLPCLPMHQHHQIQAQLQVQARLAPMSPAPAQTPPLHTVPDISHSPLTHHPSKPPDDFYSMHVDNHTEVDALDPSIMDFALQGNLWEEMKDDSFNLDALGTFSNSPLRLSDCDLGSSLPPASAVATLPLSDVQVTGLYTSYTSQDALSSQYLGSQASSKPITLL; translated from the exons ATGATAGAAGGTGGAATTACATCCAGGATGTCAGGAATCATTGAGAATGCTGGCCATCATCCGTCTCCACAGGATTACAG GCTTTTGACCACGGACCCCTCCCAGTTGAGGGAGGACCTCCCTGGGGACCTGCAGTCCCTGTCATGGCTCACCTCGGTGGATGTGCCCCGACTGCAGCAGATGGTTGATGGCCGCAGCCACAGTAACGGGCCGTCCCATCAGGGCAGCTTGTTGGACCAACAGACAG CCCAGCTGAGCAGCGTGTCCATGACAGCTGGGCAGGGCTCCATGCTTCACCTGCAGAGCAACATGCAGCACAGTCCACTGGGAATCAGCATCATCAACACCCACAGTGGAAGT ATATCGCCATTCTCCATGAATGGGATGCCCTCACCCGGGTACCAGTGCCCTACCTCAGTGTACCAGCCAACATCGCAGCAGGTGTACTCACTCACACAAGCTGGACAACAG TGCTCAACAGGTGGCCTTTACAGCAACGTCTCCTTCAACAACCAAAGTCTATTTTCACAACCTCGTCTGGCACCACAAGAACAGGACCTGCAGCCCAAATCGTTCCCAAAACCCATCTACTCCTACAG CTGTTTGATTGCCATGGCGCTAAAGAACAGCAAAACAGGCAGCCTTCCAGTCAGTGAGATCTATAGCTTTATGAAGGAACACTTTCCTTACTTCAAG ACTGCACCAGACGGATGGAAGAATTCAGTCAGACACAACCTGTCCTTAAACAAATGCTTTGAGAAAGTGGAGAACAAGACGAGCAGCTCATCCCGGAAGGGTTGTCTCTGGGCACTGAACCCGGCCAAAATTGACAAGATGGAGGAAGAGATGCAGAAGTGGAAACGCAAGGATCTCCCAGCCATCCGCCGAAGCATGGCTAACCCAG ATGAGCTGGACAAACTGATCACGGATCGCCCAGAGAACTGCAGAAGGAAGGCAATAATAGAACCGGTCATGACAAGACTGCCCAGTTGTCCAACTAGTCTCTCGCTGCAGATGCAGCAGTCTCAGCCCATAGTCACCCTCTCCCTGCCGTGTTTACCCATGCACCAGCACCATCAGATCCAGGCACAGCTACAGGTCCAGGCCCGCCTGGCACCCATGTCACCGGCCCCGGCCCAAACGCCTCCCCTCCACACGGTGCCAGACATCTCCCACAGCCCACTCACGCATCACCCAAGCAAGCCTCCAGACGACTTCTACAGCATGCACGTGGATAACCACACAGAGGTGGATGCGCTGGATCCAAGCATCATGGACTTTGCCCTTCAAG GTAACCTGTGGGAGGAAATGAAGGACGACAGCTTTAACCTGGACGCTTTGGGCACCTTCAGTAACTCCCCCCTACGACTATCAGACTGTGATTTGGGGAGCAGCCTCCCACCTGCCTCCGCCGTGGCCACTCTGCCGCTGTCAGACGTACAAGTGACGGGTCTGTACACTTCCTACACGTCGCAGGACGCCCTCTCCTCTCAGTATTTGGGCTCACAGGCCAGCAGCAAGCCCATCACCCTGCTTTAA